The following nucleotide sequence is from Neokomagataea tanensis.
CTTAATAAATTCCAACTTTTTAAGTTTTCTAAATAATTATGTTGGTATTTTATAATAAAAAACGGCAATATTAAATTAACAATACATCGTTGTGTAGGTAGATAAATTTGTTGATCTAAAAAAAGATGTAAATAACTATGCTAATTATTAATTTAGTATAGTTATTAATTAATTATAAATTTATAGAGTATATATTTTCGTTTTTTATATTTAAAACAATATTTTGAAAATTATTCCTAAAATACAAACTATATACAAAAATTCAGCTTAAATAGTTTTCTGCTTGAAAAAATATTAATAATACGAAATATTTATCATCAATATTCTCTTAGATGTTTTTATTGCAAGAGATGTATCGGAGTTTTTGAGTGCGTTATCTTAAGTTTTTGAGCCTAGTTGGTTTGATGGTATCGGGCCATGTTTGGGCTGCGCCAATACCCGTTAAAGTTGTTGTTGTCGCAACATTTGAGTTTGGCGCCGATCAGGGAGATCGTGCCGGCGAATTTCAAAACTGGGTAGAAAAATTACCATTGCCTCAGTCTATCCCTGCTCCGGGGACATTTTATGGGCACATGCGCTACAACCCCGCAATGAAAGTGCTCGGGGTTGTCACGGGGGAAGGGCCTGAGCATGCATCAGCTACGATGACTGCCTTGTTAACGGACCCACGTTTTGATCTCAGCCATGCGTATTTTCTGCTGGCGGGAATAGGTGGCATTGACCCAAATTTTGGTTCCGTTGGATCTGCTGTGTGGGCTCCCAATATTATTAATGGAGGGTTGTCGCACCAAATAGATTCCAGAGAAATTCCGAAAGATTGGCCAGACGGTTACACACCCATCGCGGGAGAAAAACCTGACACGCGCCCCGTTCCTCAGCTTCATTCAAATTGGGGTAATCAAGCCTATTCCGTTGATCCCGATCTATTACAGTGGGCATTCCGACTGACGAAGGATATCCAACTTTCTGACAATCAAGGACTCAAAGCTGAGCGGGAAAAATACGTTGGTTACCCTAAAGCTCTCGCGCCTCCGAGCGTTCAGCAGGGTGATGTGATCGCAAGTCCTACCTTTTGGACAGGGCGCCTCATGAATGCTTGGGCAGAGCGCTGGGTGAACTACTGGACTGAAGGCAAAGGGGTGATGGCGACGACCGCTGAAGAAGATTTAGGCTTTATGCAAGCCTTAGCAACTGAGGCCCCAACAGGCCGTGTTGATATGCGCCGTATTTTAGTTCTTCGTACGGCAAGCAATTACGATATGCCGTCGCCAGGTCTGAGTGCGGCTTCTATGTTAGAGACGGAGAGCCAAGAGACGGCTTATCCCGGTTTGGCGGCTTCGATTGAGGCTACATATAAAGTTGGTGGACCAGTTGTTAGAGAAATTGTGAAAAACTGGGATAAATATAAAAATAATACGCCTAAGTAAGAATTTTATTCCGGCAATTATTTTTAAATAATTGCCGGATATTATATTGATATGTTTTAAGGAAGATTAACCTTGATGCCCCCGAGTGAAGCAAAGACTGCTTTTGCTTTGCTGCCGCTATCTGCAAAGATAGTTCCTGTGGTTGATCCCGTTGTTATTATGTCTCCCTCTTTAAGAGGAAAGCCTTGTTTTTCCGCATGTTGTGCAAGCCATATGAGCATCCGTATGGGATCTCCGGCAGAGTTGCCGCCATCGTGTTCGGCAACAATTGTATCGTCTATTGTAAGCTGCACGGGCTCTTCTACAGGGTTAAGGGAGGCCCAGTTAGTCATAGCGTCCCCATAGATCAGAGCGCCGTGGTTTCCTTGATCCGCTAGGTGAAGAAAAGGGGTTTGCGATCCGACTGCGCCAAATCGCGTGTCAAAAATCTCAATGCCCGGATGAACACTTTCTATTGCGTTTAATGCGTCTTCGTGGCTCCAAAGGGTATTCTGAGGGGGAAGATTTTTACCTATGCGGTAAACAATCTCAGCCTCAATACCGTAAAAATGGCACATATTTTGCGGGAGGGTTGTTTCGCCTTTAAAGATCGTTGCCGCATGCAAAGGGGCACAAGACGGCTCTGCTGTGGGGGATGGCGCGCCAACTTTCCAGCCGCAGACCAGGCCAAGAGTACCCGTCAGTGCTAATGCTACCTTTCGTTGGATAGCATATGCTTCTTCAGTTGTTTCTGGTCCGTTGGGAAACGGCGTTGATGGTAGCAGTTCGTGGATTGCGCGTGCTTTGAGCAAGGCGGATGCACAAGATTGTAAAGTGAGGCTACCTTCAAGAGCATCAGGTGAGATGGGGTTATTTGTATTGGTCATAAAAGCACCTACGTAAAAATCGGGGTTAGTGAGGGGCTAAAAACTGTCCTCTTCGGCCGAAAGGTCTCGGTCCCGAGTTTCCGGAATATAAAACGTCGCTACTATAGCTAATAAAGAGAGAAAAACGACGTATAATGAAAGTGGTATCCAGGCATATAAACCAGTCTGTACTCCACCTATGTGAAAGCGGGAGAATAAAGCTATTAGCGCCTCTCCAACCATGGGAGAAATTCCGCCAGCGATGACTGACGAAAACTCACGTGTAAAAGAGACAGCAGTATAGCGGTGGTACGCGCCAAACATTTCGGGAAGAAATGCGCCTTGCGTGCCAAACATTCCCCAAGTGGCTATACCGAGTGCAACAGCAAGGGCAACCAAAGAAAAAACAGGATTTCCTTGGCTGAAAATATACCAAACGGGTACGGCTGTGACGGCCTGTAGAATGGCAAATCCTCTATATACTCGTGTGCGTCCATAACGATCGCTTAAGTAACCGGCACCGGGTATGGTGACCGCCCCGACAAAAGCCGCGCCGATAAGGGCTAGGGTTCCCCAACGCCCTCCCATTCCCACAGTGTGTACGAGGTAACTAATCGCCAATACCTGATAAATGGATGAACCGCCGTTTTCTGCCATGCGCAAGCCTAGGCCGCCAAGGATTGGTCTCCATGATGCAGTTAAGATTTCACGCAGAGAGCGCTGCTGGCGCGGTGCGCTTTCATCTACATTTTTCGTTTTATGAAATGTAGGTGATTCTTTTAAGTGCAAGCGCATATATATGGCGATGACTAATAACAAAAGGCTAAAGAGAAACGGTAAACGCCACAGCCAAGTATCGGCGATATTCGGAACGCCGACCAGCATGAAAAAATATATTAGGCCAGCTGCAACCGTGCCCATTTGAATACCCAAAAACGGTAGGGCCGCAAAATAACCTCTTCGTCCTTTGGGAGCGCATTCAGTCATCATGACTGCTGCCCCTGCTTGCTCTGCTCCTGCACCAAGCCCTTGTAAAATGCGCATAGTGATAAGAAGCAAGGGGGCGGCTATGCCGATATGGGCGTATGATGGAATTAGACCAATGCCCGCGCTGGCGAAGCCCATCAGTGTTACGGTCATGAGTAGGACGATTTTACGGCCAACCTTATCTCCTAGTCGTCCAAATATGATTCCGCCAATAGGGCGCACGGCAAAGCCTATGAAGTAGGTCGCGAAACTCGCCACCAAACCCATGCTTGGTATGCTACTGGGGAAGAAAAGAGGCCCAAAAACCAGTGCCGCAGCGAGGGAATAAAGAGCAAAATCGTAATATTCCATGGCGCTGCCGATAGAGCATGTCCAAGCGGTGCGTCGCAATTCGGCTAGGGGCATAGGCGTATGATGATCAGAAGATTTGCTTGATTGACACTCTTGATCGGGTGAGGGGAGTGACACGTTGAGCGAAGAGGAGATGCTCATGGGAGGTTCGCCCTTACTTAACGCCGACTAGCCTAAGTCTTGAGCATGACGGCTAGTATTGCGTGATAAAATGGAGAAGCTGTGTAATTGGTTTGGGGATTGTTCTCGGAGGGGACTGAGCGTGAGGCATTGTGGCATTTCCATACTTTATCGCTAAAGAAGCGGGTAGGGCATGATTACCACGTCAAAAAATATTAAGGGTTCACATATTGATGTGCGAGATTAATAAAATGACCTAAATTGCAATGAAATATGGGCGTCTTCCTTACCGGATGGGGGTATTTAAGATTGCGGGAAATTTTATCGAACTTTGTTGATTGGGGATCAAAAATTTTTGAAAGACCAATTAATTATAAAGACTCTAAGCTTCGGCAGCATATTGTATGAAATCCCATAAATATTGAATTTCTTCATCGGTCTCACGTCTACCGAGAAAGATTTGTTTGGCGATACCTTTAGGGCCTAAGCGGAGGGGATAAAGTTCAAATCGTTGTGCGTATTCATCTACGAGCCAATGTGGAAGGGCAGCCACCCCGCGGCCATGTTTTACCATCATCAACATGATATCTGTGGTTTCTATAGGTTTTTGCTGACGTGGGCTTATGCCTGCCGGTTGTAAAAATTGTGTATAGATGTCAAGGCGCTCTGTAGGTACTGGATACGTTATAAGTGTTTCACTAATAAGTTGTTCAGGCATGATAAATTTTGCATTTCGCAAAGGATGCTCAGCATTAACAACAAGAACGAGTTCGTAATCAAAAACAGGCGTGAACTTCAAACCGGGTTTATGC
It contains:
- a CDS encoding 2-keto-4-pentenoate hydratase — its product is MTNTNNPISPDALEGSLTLQSCASALLKARAIHELLPSTPFPNGPETTEEAYAIQRKVALALTGTLGLVCGWKVGAPSPTAEPSCAPLHAATIFKGETTLPQNMCHFYGIEAEIVYRIGKNLPPQNTLWSHEDALNAIESVHPGIEIFDTRFGAVGSQTPFLHLADQGNHGALIYGDAMTNWASLNPVEEPVQLTIDDTIVAEHDGGNSAGDPIRMLIWLAQHAEKQGFPLKEGDIITTGSTTGTIFADSGSKAKAVFASLGGIKVNLP
- a CDS encoding MFS transporter codes for the protein MSISSSLNVSLPSPDQECQSSKSSDHHTPMPLAELRRTAWTCSIGSAMEYYDFALYSLAAALVFGPLFFPSSIPSMGLVASFATYFIGFAVRPIGGIIFGRLGDKVGRKIVLLMTVTLMGFASAGIGLIPSYAHIGIAAPLLLITMRILQGLGAGAEQAGAAVMMTECAPKGRRGYFAALPFLGIQMGTVAAGLIYFFMLVGVPNIADTWLWRLPFLFSLLLLVIAIYMRLHLKESPTFHKTKNVDESAPRQQRSLREILTASWRPILGGLGLRMAENGGSSIYQVLAISYLVHTVGMGGRWGTLALIGAAFVGAVTIPGAGYLSDRYGRTRVYRGFAILQAVTAVPVWYIFSQGNPVFSLVALAVALGIATWGMFGTQGAFLPEMFGAYHRYTAVSFTREFSSVIAGGISPMVGEALIALFSRFHIGGVQTGLYAWIPLSLYVVFLSLLAIVATFYIPETRDRDLSAEEDSF
- a CDS encoding purine-nucleoside phosphorylase; the protein is MRYLKFLSLVGLMVSGHVWAAPIPVKVVVVATFEFGADQGDRAGEFQNWVEKLPLPQSIPAPGTFYGHMRYNPAMKVLGVVTGEGPEHASATMTALLTDPRFDLSHAYFLLAGIGGIDPNFGSVGSAVWAPNIINGGLSHQIDSREIPKDWPDGYTPIAGEKPDTRPVPQLHSNWGNQAYSVDPDLLQWAFRLTKDIQLSDNQGLKAEREKYVGYPKALAPPSVQQGDVIASPTFWTGRLMNAWAERWVNYWTEGKGVMATTAEEDLGFMQALATEAPTGRVDMRRILVLRTASNYDMPSPGLSAASMLETESQETAYPGLAASIEATYKVGGPVVREIVKNWDKYKNNTPK